From Pseudomonas putida, one genomic window encodes:
- a CDS encoding polyamine ABC transporter substrate-binding protein encodes MKKMGKTLLAAALMGAMATAVQAEDKVLNVYNWSDYIAPDTIAKFEKQTGIKVKYDVFDSNETLEAKLLAGKSGYDVVVPSNNFLAKQIKAGVYEKLDRSKLPNWKNLDEDLLKAVGDASDKGNEHAFPYMWGSIGIGYNPEKVKAALGVDKIDSWDVVFKPENIAKLKSCGVSFLDAPTEMLPAALHYLGLPSDSTKKEDLKKAEDLFLKIRPSITYFHSSKYIGDMANGNICVAVGYSGDLEQSKARAHEAGDKVKVDYIIPKEGAGTFYDMVAMPKDAEHKEAAYKFMDFLMQPEIMAEITNAVRFPNGNAAATPLVDKDITSDPSIYPPADVKKHLYAIAAPEAAAQRLITRSWTKIKSGK; translated from the coding sequence ATGAAGAAAATGGGCAAGACGTTGCTGGCCGCCGCCCTGATGGGAGCCATGGCCACCGCTGTACAGGCTGAAGACAAGGTGCTGAACGTCTACAACTGGTCGGACTACATCGCTCCGGACACCATCGCGAAGTTCGAGAAACAGACAGGCATCAAGGTCAAGTACGACGTCTTCGACAGCAACGAAACCCTGGAAGCCAAGCTGCTGGCGGGCAAGTCGGGCTATGACGTGGTCGTACCGTCCAACAACTTCCTGGCCAAGCAGATCAAGGCAGGGGTCTACGAAAAGCTCGACCGCTCCAAGCTGCCGAACTGGAAGAACCTCGACGAAGACCTGCTCAAGGCCGTGGGTGACGCCAGCGACAAAGGCAACGAGCACGCATTCCCCTACATGTGGGGCTCGATCGGCATCGGCTACAACCCGGAGAAGGTCAAGGCTGCTTTGGGCGTCGACAAGATCGATTCGTGGGACGTGGTATTCAAGCCGGAGAACATCGCCAAGCTCAAGAGCTGCGGCGTGAGCTTCCTCGACGCACCGACCGAGATGCTGCCGGCCGCGCTGCACTACCTGGGGCTGCCTAGCGACAGCACCAAGAAAGAAGACCTGAAGAAGGCCGAGGACCTGTTCCTGAAGATCCGTCCTTCGATCACCTACTTCCACTCGTCCAAATACATCGGCGACATGGCCAACGGCAACATCTGCGTGGCCGTGGGTTACTCGGGTGACCTGGAGCAATCCAAGGCGCGCGCCCATGAAGCCGGCGACAAGGTCAAGGTCGACTACATCATTCCGAAAGAAGGCGCCGGTACCTTCTACGACATGGTCGCCATGCCCAAGGATGCCGAGCACAAGGAAGCCGCCTACAAGTTCATGGACTTCCTGATGCAACCGGAAATCATGGCCGAGATCACCAACGCCGTACGCTTCCCGAACGGCAACGCTGCTGCGACCCCGTTGGTGGACAAGGACATCACCAGCGACCCGAGCATCTATCCGCCTGCCGACGTGAAAAAGCACCTGTACGCGATCGCCGCGCCAGAAGCTGCTGCCCAGCGCCTGATCACTCGCAGCTGGACCAAGATCAAGTCGGGCAAATAA